Proteins encoded by one window of Cucurbita pepo subsp. pepo cultivar mu-cu-16 chromosome LG14, ASM280686v2, whole genome shotgun sequence:
- the LOC111810920 gene encoding telomere repeat-binding factor 1-like isoform X2 has protein sequence MGAPKQKWTNEEEAALKAGVVKHGAGKWRTILKDPEFSSVLYLRSNVDLKDKWRNMSVMANGWGSREKARLALKRLHAPKKDENILARSVAVQSEDELPEAKSVSLSSDIKLIAGPKRSNVRKEEEEEEEEDDDEEEETEAERTERDARYDCHRWEKRLDNLIIEAITTLREPGGSNKTKITSYIEDQYWAPPDFKRLLSSKLKFLTASGKLVKVKRKYRLPPVMPSSERRSSMLFLDDHQRASLRTDKDEMCILAKAQIDLELAKMRTMTSQEAAAAAAHAVAEAEAAIAEAEEAAREAEAAEADAEAAQSFAEAAMKTLKGRNLPKMMIRV, from the exons ATGGGTGCTCCGAAGCAGAAATGGACTAACGAAGAAGAAGCAGCCCTGAAGGCTGGAGTTGTTAAGCATGGAGCAGGAAAGTGGCGAACGATACTTAAGGATCCTGAATTCAGCAGTGTACTGTATCTTCGTTCAAATGTTGATCTCAAG gaCAAGTGGAGGAATATGAGTGTGATGGCTAATGGTTGGGGATCCCGAGAGAAGGCCAGGTTGGCTCTTAAGAGATTACATGCTCCTAAAAAAGATGAGAACATTTTGGCTCGAAGTGTTGCTGTCCAAAGTGAAGACGAATTGCCAGAAGCTAAATCTGTTTCTCTTTCCTCGGATATCAAGCTGATAGCTGGTCCAAAGCGATCTAATGTAAG aaaagaagaagaggaggaagaagaagaagatgatgatgaagaagaagaaacggaagcagaaagaacagaaagagATGCAAGATATGATTGTCATAGGTGGGAAAAAAG GTTAGACAATCTCATAATTGAGGCAATTACTACCTTGAGGGAACCTGGTGGCTCTAATAAGACAAAGATTACCTCATATATAGAG GATCAATACTGGGCACCACCAGACTTCAAGAggttgttatcatcaaaattgAAGTTCTTAACAGCTAGTGGTAAACTGGTCAAG GTTAAACGAAAATATAGGCTTCCTCCAGTGATGCCTTCGTCAGAGAGAAGGAGCTCTATGTTATTCTTGGACGACCATCAAAGAGCTTCTTTAAGAACTGACAAGGACGAAATGTGTATTCTTGCTAAAGCTCAAATCGATCTTGAATTGGCCAAGATGAGAACCATGACTTCCCAAGAGGCAGCGGCAGCTGCTGCTCATGCAGTtgcagaagcagaagcagctATAGCAGAAGCTGAAGAGGCAGCAAGGGAAGCGGAGGCGGCTGAGGCTGATGCAGAAGCAGCACAATCATTTGCTGAAGCCGCAATGAAGACACTGAAAGGAAGAAATCTTCCAAAGATG ATGATTCGGGTTTGA
- the LOC111810920 gene encoding telomere repeat-binding factor 1-like isoform X1, translating to MGAPKQKWTNEEEAALKAGVVKHGAGKWRTILKDPEFSSVLYLRSNVDLKDKWRNMSVMANGWGSREKARLALKRLHAPKKDENILARSVAVQSEDELPEAKSVSLSSDIKLIAGPKRSNVRKEEEEEEEEDDDEEEETEAERTERDARYDCHRWEKRLDNLIIEAITTLREPGGSNKTKITSYIEDQYWAPPDFKRLLSSKLKFLTASGKLVKVKRKYRLPPVMPSSERRSSMLFLDDHQRASLRTDKDEMCILAKAQIDLELAKMRTMTSQEAAAAAAHAVAEAEAAIAEAEEAAREAEAAEADAEAAQSFAEAAMKTLKGRNLPKMQMIRV from the exons ATGGGTGCTCCGAAGCAGAAATGGACTAACGAAGAAGAAGCAGCCCTGAAGGCTGGAGTTGTTAAGCATGGAGCAGGAAAGTGGCGAACGATACTTAAGGATCCTGAATTCAGCAGTGTACTGTATCTTCGTTCAAATGTTGATCTCAAG gaCAAGTGGAGGAATATGAGTGTGATGGCTAATGGTTGGGGATCCCGAGAGAAGGCCAGGTTGGCTCTTAAGAGATTACATGCTCCTAAAAAAGATGAGAACATTTTGGCTCGAAGTGTTGCTGTCCAAAGTGAAGACGAATTGCCAGAAGCTAAATCTGTTTCTCTTTCCTCGGATATCAAGCTGATAGCTGGTCCAAAGCGATCTAATGTAAG aaaagaagaagaggaggaagaagaagaagatgatgatgaagaagaagaaacggaagcagaaagaacagaaagagATGCAAGATATGATTGTCATAGGTGGGAAAAAAG GTTAGACAATCTCATAATTGAGGCAATTACTACCTTGAGGGAACCTGGTGGCTCTAATAAGACAAAGATTACCTCATATATAGAG GATCAATACTGGGCACCACCAGACTTCAAGAggttgttatcatcaaaattgAAGTTCTTAACAGCTAGTGGTAAACTGGTCAAG GTTAAACGAAAATATAGGCTTCCTCCAGTGATGCCTTCGTCAGAGAGAAGGAGCTCTATGTTATTCTTGGACGACCATCAAAGAGCTTCTTTAAGAACTGACAAGGACGAAATGTGTATTCTTGCTAAAGCTCAAATCGATCTTGAATTGGCCAAGATGAGAACCATGACTTCCCAAGAGGCAGCGGCAGCTGCTGCTCATGCAGTtgcagaagcagaagcagctATAGCAGAAGCTGAAGAGGCAGCAAGGGAAGCGGAGGCGGCTGAGGCTGATGCAGAAGCAGCACAATCATTTGCTGAAGCCGCAATGAAGACACTGAAAGGAAGAAATCTTCCAAAGATG CAGATGATTCGGGTTTGA
- the LOC111810920 gene encoding telomere repeat-binding factor 1-like isoform X3 — MGAPKQKWTNEEEAALKAGVVKHGAGKWRTILKDPEFSSVLYLRSNVDLKDKWRNMSVMANGWGSREKARLALKRLHAPKKDENILARSVAVQSEDELPEAKSVSLSSDIKLIAGPKRSNVRKEEEEEEEEDDDEEEETEAERTERDARYDCHRLDNLIIEAITTLREPGGSNKTKITSYIEDQYWAPPDFKRLLSSKLKFLTASGKLVKVKRKYRLPPVMPSSERRSSMLFLDDHQRASLRTDKDEMCILAKAQIDLELAKMRTMTSQEAAAAAAHAVAEAEAAIAEAEEAAREAEAAEADAEAAQSFAEAAMKTLKGRNLPKMQMIRV, encoded by the exons ATGGGTGCTCCGAAGCAGAAATGGACTAACGAAGAAGAAGCAGCCCTGAAGGCTGGAGTTGTTAAGCATGGAGCAGGAAAGTGGCGAACGATACTTAAGGATCCTGAATTCAGCAGTGTACTGTATCTTCGTTCAAATGTTGATCTCAAG gaCAAGTGGAGGAATATGAGTGTGATGGCTAATGGTTGGGGATCCCGAGAGAAGGCCAGGTTGGCTCTTAAGAGATTACATGCTCCTAAAAAAGATGAGAACATTTTGGCTCGAAGTGTTGCTGTCCAAAGTGAAGACGAATTGCCAGAAGCTAAATCTGTTTCTCTTTCCTCGGATATCAAGCTGATAGCTGGTCCAAAGCGATCTAATGTAAG aaaagaagaagaggaggaagaagaagaagatgatgatgaagaagaagaaacggaagcagaaagaacagaaagagATGCAAGATATGATTGTCATAG GTTAGACAATCTCATAATTGAGGCAATTACTACCTTGAGGGAACCTGGTGGCTCTAATAAGACAAAGATTACCTCATATATAGAG GATCAATACTGGGCACCACCAGACTTCAAGAggttgttatcatcaaaattgAAGTTCTTAACAGCTAGTGGTAAACTGGTCAAG GTTAAACGAAAATATAGGCTTCCTCCAGTGATGCCTTCGTCAGAGAGAAGGAGCTCTATGTTATTCTTGGACGACCATCAAAGAGCTTCTTTAAGAACTGACAAGGACGAAATGTGTATTCTTGCTAAAGCTCAAATCGATCTTGAATTGGCCAAGATGAGAACCATGACTTCCCAAGAGGCAGCGGCAGCTGCTGCTCATGCAGTtgcagaagcagaagcagctATAGCAGAAGCTGAAGAGGCAGCAAGGGAAGCGGAGGCGGCTGAGGCTGATGCAGAAGCAGCACAATCATTTGCTGAAGCCGCAATGAAGACACTGAAAGGAAGAAATCTTCCAAAGATG CAGATGATTCGGGTTTGA